A single genomic interval of Asinibacterium sp. OR53 harbors:
- a CDS encoding efflux RND transporter periplasmic adaptor subunit, producing MKKYVHINLVLLLLACNSKMETTHPTTENISESVYASGFVKSRDQYQAFAKVTGVIQKVFVTEGDSVSKGDPIALLSNEAQKLNTENAKLNVQFSDINSNINKLNELKTNINQVRDKLKNDSLLMERQQDLWAHQIGTRNELEQRELAYKSTKTTLDAAIFRYNDLKKQLDFAMLQSKKNLQISESTTSDYTIRSEMNGKVYSILKKRGEVASPLVAIAIIGAAKDLYAELQIDEYDIARIQPGQKILLTMDSYKGQVYEAVINKIDPIMNDRSRSFTVEASFISKPPVLYPNLTMEANIIIQTKQHALVIPRNYLLNDTTVLVGINEKRKVTTGLKDYQKVEIVNGLHTSDIIYRPAK from the coding sequence ATGAAAAAATATGTTCATATCAACCTGGTATTATTGCTTTTAGCCTGCAACAGCAAAATGGAAACAACCCACCCTACCACTGAAAACATCTCTGAATCGGTCTATGCTTCCGGTTTTGTAAAGAGCCGCGATCAATACCAGGCTTTTGCAAAGGTTACCGGCGTTATTCAAAAAGTATTTGTAACGGAAGGTGACTCTGTATCAAAGGGTGATCCTATTGCATTACTATCAAACGAAGCTCAAAAACTGAATACAGAAAATGCCAAACTGAATGTGCAATTCTCGGATATCAACTCTAATATCAATAAGCTCAACGAGCTGAAAACAAATATAAACCAGGTCCGTGATAAACTGAAAAACGATTCACTGCTGATGGAAAGACAACAGGATCTTTGGGCGCACCAGATAGGGACCAGGAACGAACTGGAACAAAGGGAGCTTGCTTATAAAAGCACTAAAACAACACTTGATGCAGCTATTTTCAGGTATAATGATCTGAAAAAGCAACTCGACTTTGCTATGCTTCAATCGAAAAAGAACCTGCAGATCAGTGAAAGCACAACAAGCGACTATACCATTCGAAGCGAAATGAATGGAAAAGTTTACAGCATTTTAAAAAAACGAGGGGAAGTGGCCAGTCCGCTTGTTGCCATAGCGATCATCGGTGCCGCCAAAGACCTGTATGCAGAATTGCAGATAGATGAATATGATATTGCACGGATACAACCCGGTCAAAAAATTCTGTTAACGATGGACAGTTATAAAGGGCAGGTATATGAAGCGGTGATCAATAAAATTGATCCCATCATGAATGACCGCTCCAGGTCTTTTACAGTAGAAGCGTCCTTCATTTCAAAGCCGCCGGTTCTTTATCCCAACCTGACGATGGAAGCCAATATCATCATCCAAACAAAGCAGCATGCACTGGTGATCCCCAGGAACTATCTATTGAATGACACAACGGTTTTGGTTGGAATAAATGAAAAACGAAAAGTAACCACCGGATTGAAAGATTACCAGAAAGTAGAAATAGTAAATGGCCTCCATACTTCTGACATCATTTACCGGCCGGCGAAGTGA